A segment of the Leptospirillum ferriphilum genome:
ACCAGCTGAAGGGAAAGGTTTTCCGCCTTTCCCATATGGGATACGCGGATGTCTTTGACGTCATTACTGCTGTCAGCGGAGTGGAAATGGTCCTGACCCGTCTGGGCTATAAGGAAAAACCCCTGGGTTCCGGTGTGGCCAGAGCCCAGAGCATCCTGATCAAGGAATAAATTTTCAAGGAGGCTATTTTGTCATCCGATATTCGTATTTTGATCAGCGACGCCATCTCGGAGGATGGCGTCCGTATCTTTCAGAAAGCCGGTTTTCATGTCGAGATGAAAACCAAACTTTCTCCGCAAGAACTGGCCCAGGAAATTTCACAGTATGACGGTCTGGTGATCCGAAGCGGGACAAAGGTCACGCGTGAAATCCTGAAAAATGCAGACCGGTTGAAGGTCATTGGCCGAGCGGGAGCAGGACTGGATAACGTGGATCTCGAGGCGGCGACGGAACGCGGTATTGTTGTCATGAATACCCCGGGCGGAAATACCGTCACAACTGCTGAACATACCATGTCTCTCCTGATGTCCATGGCCCGCCGGATTCCACAGGCGAACGCGTCAAACAAGGCCGGAAAGTGGGAAAAAAGCAAGTTTATGGGTGTGGAGCTTTTCCAGAAGACGCTCGGAATTGTCGGTATGGGAAAAATCGGTCAGCATGTGGCTCAGATTGCCCGGGGCATCGCCATGAACATCATTGCCTTTGACCCTTATCTGACTCCCGAAGTTGCAGAAAAATCCGGTGTTCACCCGGTTTCTCTCGATGAACTTTTTCAGAGAGCGGATTTTATCACCGTTCACACCCCGCTGACACCGGAAACAACTGGTCTGATTAATAAACAAAGCATCGCAAAGATGAAGAAGGGTGTCTATGTTATTAATTGCGCCAGGGGCGGGATAATCGATGAGAACGATCTGGCAGAAGCCCTCCAGTCCGGGCATGTTGCAGGGGCGGCTTCCGATGTGTTTGTTCAGGAGCCTCCTCCAGCAGATCACCCTCTTCTCAAACTGGACAACTTTATCTCGACCCCCCATATCGGGGCAGCGACAAAAGAAGCCCAGGAAAATGTGGCGCTTGCCATTGCGGATCAGATGGTCGACTACTTGGGGAAGGGAATTATCCGGTTTGCGGCAAACCTTCCTTCCGTTCCCCCCGACGAACTCGCTCTTCTCAATCCTTACCTCAAGCTTGCGGAAATCATGGGGGCTGTGATGGCACAAGTCATCTCAGAACCCATCCGGAAAGTGACACTTGAATATGGCGGGGAAGTCGCCAACCTTTCGACCCCATCTCTGACGATCGCGGCTCTGAAAGGTATTCTGACGCCTATTCTTGCTTCGCGTGTCAATGAGGTGAACGCTCCGATACTAGCAAAGGAGCGGGGAATCGAAGTTGTCGAAGTCCGCTCTTCCCATCACGGGGATTACACGGGTCTGTTGACTCTCCGGATTTCATCCGGCGCAACCCAGCACCAGATAGCGGGATCCGTTTTCCAGAGGAAAGATTACAGAATTGTCTCGCTTGACGATCTTCCGGTGGAAGTCGTTCCTGAGCCGATCATGATTTATTTGATCAATCAGGACCAGCCTGGCGTTGTGGGATCGGTCGGTACGGTTCTTGGAACACACAAGGTCAATATTTCCCGCATGCAGTTTGGTCGGGATTTTCCGGGCGGAAAAGCTGTATCCATGATAGGTGTGGATCAGAATATCGATTCAAAACTGCTTGAGGAGCTTCGTGCGCTTCCGAATGTTCTTTCTCTTAAAGTGCTCCATCTTCCCGCACGAGAAAAATGAAAAAACCTCAATCGCCGGCGCCTCTTCCGACAAACGGAGAGAAGATCACGCGGGGCCATACTCCCAAAGGAGTTGGCCCCGTTTTTTCCCGCATTGCTTCTTTCCGACGAGAGACAACTTCACGACTCCTCCGGTTGTTTTCCCTCTGGGGGTACACCGAGATCACGCTTCCGGTATTTGAATACCTGGACTCTCTGGCTCCCGGCCTTGATCCGGTTTTGCAGCATAAGGCATATACGCTTCAGGACAGAGGCTCAGGACATGTTCTTCTTCTCCGTCCGGATGCCACTGCGCAGATTGCCCGTCTCGTTGCACAAGGGCAGGAAAATGCGACGGAAGTTCAAAAATACGCTTACAGCACAACCGTTTTTCGTCACGAAGACCATCATATTCTTGAAAGAGAATTGCTCCAGACAGGCATTGAGCTTTTCGGGGTCCCGAGTGCAGAGGCCGACTGGGAAATTCTGGCGTTGTGCAGGGAAGGTGTCCGCATTCTTCATCTCGACTCGCCTCTCCTGTCCCTGTCTCATACGGGGTTGCAAAAGGCTTTCCTTCAGTATGCCGGGCAAAATTTGTCCGCTCCACTGCAGTCGGGGCTTCAAAGAAGCTTCTATGCCCATGATGCCATCGCCATGAAGGAAATTTTGCTTGAAGGCGGAAAAAAAGAAGGAGTCTTGCTGGATGTCCTGGAGAAAATCGTAGGCCGAACACATTCTGCCCCGGAGGCCATCCGGATTCTAGATAGACTCCCTGTTTTTTCCTCTTCTCCGGATCTTTCCAGGAATGCTTCCTCTTTGTCCAGAATCCTTCATTTGGTAGAAGCATTCCAAAATGAGATTCGCGTGGATTTTGCCCTGAATCCAGGAGGGCCTTATTATTCCGGTATGGTTTTTCATCTCTATGCCCGGGGAACCAATCAGGAACTGGCTTCTGGTGGGCGCTACGATATGTTGCCGTCCCTGTTTGGAAAATCCATGCCGGCCACGGGATTTGCTTTTCACTTGAACCGGATTGAGTCCCTGCTCGGATATGAAGAATCGGAAATGTCCAAGACGCATCTCGACATTCAGTTTGTCGGGACGGACAAATCAATCAAGGACAAATTGATCGATTGTGCCGCCAAATTGCGGGAAAAAGGGTATCCATCCTCTTTTCGTTTTGACGAGAATCCTCCAGAGTCTGAAAAAGTGCTTTCTCCAACCTTGTACTGGAATGGGAAAGATTTTTCTCTTTCCTTCCCGGATGGAAAAACAACCCGTTTTTCAGAACCAGACTGGAATAGAATCCTCTCCATTCTTCAGGAACATTAAAACATGTCACCCGGTGGCAAGACGCGCGCTCAAATCCTGAAAAACCTTCCTCAAAGCCTCGAAGCCGAAAAGTCATTTTTGGGATCCATCCTTCTCAACAACGAAGTGTTGACAGAAATTGGGGATGCTCTCAAAGAAGATGATTTTTCCCTTGATGCGCATCGAAAAATCTACATGACGATGCGGGAGATGTCGGAAAAAAGGGTTCCCGTTGACTCAGTTACACTTGCGGATGCGTTGAACAAAAAAGGATGGAGCGGGCTGACCGGTGGGCCGACGTATATCGAAGAGCTGAGTCTTATTGTTCCAACAGCAGCAAATGCCAAGCATTATGCGAATTTACTGAAAGAGAAGGGGATTTACCGCAAACTGATCCTCTCTGCCGAAGAAATTGCCCGCAAAGGCTATGAAGAGTCGGAAGACATAGAAGTCCTTCTGGATCTTGCCGAAAGAAAGATTCTTGAAATCGGTTCAAACCGGACAACCCGGGGATTCGTCAAAGTTGGGGATGTTCAATATATCGAAGCCCAATACAAAAGGTTGGAAGAGCTTCGTGCGAGAAATACAAACGATCCGGTGATCGGGTTGCCCTCCGGATTTATTGACTTGGACCGGATGACAACAGGACTATACCCATCCGACTTGATTATTGTCGCCGGTCGACCGGCGATGGGGAAAACCGCTTTTGCGCTTGGAATCGCCCAATATGTTTCGTTTGAATTGAGAAAACCCGTCGGCATCTTTAGTCTGGAGATGTCCAAGGAACAGCTTTTCATGCGTTTGATCAGCTCTCAGAGTCGTGTTGATTCCTGGAGCCTTCGGACCGGTCAGCTCAATGGTGACAGCTGGAGAGCTGTGATGGATGCCTTTGGCGAAGCCAGCGATGTTCCTCTTTTCATCGATGATTCGGGAGATCTGACGGTTTTTGAGCTCCGGGCGCGCGCGCGAAGACTTAAAAATCAGGTCAAGGATCTGAGCCTTCTCGTTGTGGACTACCTCCAGCTCGTCAAGGGCTCACAAAGAACAGACAACCGGGAACAGGAAATCTCGGAAATCTCGAGATCCCTGAAAGCTCTCGCAAAGGAGTTGGGGATACCGGTGATCGCGCTGGCCCAGCTGTCGAGGGCGGTCGAAAATCGCCCCAAGGACAAGAAACCGATTCTTGCCGATCTCCGGGAGTCCGGGGCGATTGAGCAGGACGCAGACGTCGTGCTCTTCATCTATCGTGACGAGGTTTACCACCCCGAAAACAAGGAAAGCCATGGAAAAGCCGAAATTATTATTGGAAAGCAGAGAAACGGATCGATCGGTACAGTTGCTCTAGCTTATCTGGGGCATTGTACCCGTTTTGACAATCTTGCCACAGGATATGAAATGATGGGTCCGGAAGACTGAACCCAGGTTGTAATCCCCTTCATTTTATTTTTCATGGAAGACCACTGCTGCTTGCACCTCCAGAACCGTTCTGGTTCTGATTTAATGTCGACGAAGGGATAGGAAAAACATCCGTAAACGTTTTGACCGATTCGTTCTTCCTTTTGATCGAAATTTCCATCTTGACAAGAAGGGGCACCAGATGGCTTTGAAGAGAGTTCCACTGGTTTGTCCATTCATGACCATCAAAATACAGGATTCGAAACGACTTGATGTGATGAAGGAGGGGATCAGCTACGACCGCCTGGGATCCGAACGATAACAGATTTGTGTCCTGTTCATGCGCAAGAAGGTATCCGTTCCCCTTCTTTTCAGGAAGAACAATATACTGGACCCCTTCCAGATGGGAAACAGGAGCGTTCTGCATGAGTCTTGTCTGAGCCAGGGAGGTAAAAAGAAGCGTATCGTGTTCATCCTCTGCGGAGTATTGGGGACTGCCAATAAAATAGGTCAGCGGATCGTTGGTATTGATATAAACGGAAATCATTTCTTGGCGAATCTTCATGAACGCCAGTTCGATATTGATATTGGTCCTGTTTTTGTCACGGGTGCGTCGGGCAAGCGAAGCCGTGCTCTTGACCGATTCGTACAGGAGCCCGAGAAGAATTGTGAAAATAAAAAAAGCCACAAGAACTTCAAGAAGTGTAAAGCCTTTGTCCCTTGCTCGAAGTTCAGATGAAAATCGAATCGTTCTTCTCATGGAATACTGGAAACAAATGAAACCAGGGACAAGGAAATCTTGTTTTTCCCCCGACCTTTTGTGACGGTCACCTTAATCTGCCGGATCACGGGAAAAGGGGAAGGGGAAATGACTTCTTTCCAACGGTAACCTTTATAGTGAGTTCCGAAAAATCCGGAGGCTTCTCCCGCCGGAACAAATCCGGCTCCAATCGCTTCTGCCATTTTTCGGTCCGCAAGCAACGTCAGGATCACCTGATCCCTCGCGACTTCGTTGAGACGAATAGCCTGGTTGCGAGTGGCAAGAAGTGCTAGAACAGCAATACTGAAAATAAAAAGAGCCACCATAACTTCAAGAAGAGTGAATCCCTGATCTTTCTTCATCGTCGAACGCCCCGTCATCCACCTCCAATGAACGGAGATGCTCCTCCTCCCGGTATCCCGGGAACAAGGGGAGGGATGTGCTGTTTGTGAACATCTCCCTTATAGACATGCACTTTTCCATTTAACGGACTAAAAACGAGTGTCATTGAGCGATCGTGGAGCGAACTCAGATGAATCGTTGTCGGTTCGACCGCCCCTGTTGGAAAAAATTGTGTAAATGTTTTGCCAGAGTCCACTTTTCCCTGATGCAGGGTGATGATTCGGTCAAAATGACATCTGGGCGGCATTTTCCATGGTCGGACTCCGGTGATTTCCAATGTCTTTTTTTGTCCGTTCGGTTCAATCTGAACGGCGGTTACGGTTCCTTTTTCAAGATTATAATACAGGCGGATCATTTTTTGGCTTGAAACAGCTTCCCAATAGAGCAAGCGGGATTCTGTGACTATTTTCCTGGCAATATCCTTGAGTCCCGGATTTTTTTTGAGTACAAGCTTTGGACCTATCAAGGAAGCAATGAGGACAATAAGAAAAAGAACGACAAGAATTTCAAGGAGAGTAAAACCTCCATCTTGCACAGAATATTTCAGACGGTTGAAAAAAAGAGTGATTCTCTGCAAAGGAATGAGCCTCATCGTAATCTTGTATTGAGAGGCATGGATGGGTGGATTCAGAAAAGTGTCGAACAAATTTTCTTGAATGATCTTAATGGCTGGATGTCATTAATTGCAATATTTCTTTGATTCTGTCTGAAAATTTGTTCTTGACAATAGGCTGTAGTATTGCTAGCATTAGACATGGGTTGGAGTCGTCTTGAACTGGAAGCAAGGACTTAATATGAAAGTCGTATTGTAAAAACCGCAGACTCTTCAAGAGCTGCGGTTTTTTGTTTTCAGCCAAACGTAATCCGGACCCGGAACCCAAACAAGGAAACATTTACGGAGGTTAAGTTACATGGCAAGAGGACACGTCAAGTGGTTTAATGCTAACAAGGGTTATGGTTTTATTTCCCAGGAAAATGGGGAAGACATTTTTGTCCACTATTCAGCCATTGGTGGTTCCGGGTTCAAGACTCTGGAAGAAGGTCAATTGGTTGAATTCGAAATCCAGAGCGGAGCGAAAGGACCTCAGGCTGCAAATGTTCAGAAAGTGAACGCCTGATCGGCATTATCCGATGACATTGTGATTTGCCTTGTTCCAACGCTCTTAGAACACTGTTCAAGCTCAGAAAATTGGCTTTGAGGGGTATTTTCAAGCAGGAAGAGGATCAAAGGTCTTCATAAAATCACATTGATGGATTGGATGACGGAAAGGGGTGAAAACCCCTTTCCGTTTTTTTTACCGGTATGTGGTGAATATATTCGAACAGAAGAGATTCAGAAGAGATGAATTCCGACTGTCAGCGGAAAATAAAGCAATGTTCCGTTGACATAGTTCGCATTGGGAATAATGGCGACCTTCGCTTCGAAAAAGACCCTGGTAAAAGAATACCCGAGCCCGAAGTCATAATAGGGGGAGACAGAAGCGCCACCAGGATAAAATGTCGGAGCGAAACCGGCATCTCCGATCAGGTA
Coding sequences within it:
- the serA gene encoding phosphoglycerate dehydrogenase; the protein is MSSDIRILISDAISEDGVRIFQKAGFHVEMKTKLSPQELAQEISQYDGLVIRSGTKVTREILKNADRLKVIGRAGAGLDNVDLEAATERGIVVMNTPGGNTVTTAEHTMSLLMSMARRIPQANASNKAGKWEKSKFMGVELFQKTLGIVGMGKIGQHVAQIARGIAMNIIAFDPYLTPEVAEKSGVHPVSLDELFQRADFITVHTPLTPETTGLINKQSIAKMKKGVYVINCARGGIIDENDLAEALQSGHVAGAASDVFVQEPPPADHPLLKLDNFISTPHIGAATKEAQENVALAIADQMVDYLGKGIIRFAANLPSVPPDELALLNPYLKLAEIMGAVMAQVISEPIRKVTLEYGGEVANLSTPSLTIAALKGILTPILASRVNEVNAPILAKERGIEVVEVRSSHHGDYTGLLTLRISSGATQHQIAGSVFQRKDYRIVSLDDLPVEVVPEPIMIYLINQDQPGVVGSVGTVLGTHKVNISRMQFGRDFPGGKAVSMIGVDQNIDSKLLEELRALPNVLSLKVLHLPAREK
- a CDS encoding ATP phosphoribosyltransferase regulatory subunit, which produces MKKPQSPAPLPTNGEKITRGHTPKGVGPVFSRIASFRRETTSRLLRLFSLWGYTEITLPVFEYLDSLAPGLDPVLQHKAYTLQDRGSGHVLLLRPDATAQIARLVAQGQENATEVQKYAYSTTVFRHEDHHILERELLQTGIELFGVPSAEADWEILALCREGVRILHLDSPLLSLSHTGLQKAFLQYAGQNLSAPLQSGLQRSFYAHDAIAMKEILLEGGKKEGVLLDVLEKIVGRTHSAPEAIRILDRLPVFSSSPDLSRNASSLSRILHLVEAFQNEIRVDFALNPGGPYYSGMVFHLYARGTNQELASGGRYDMLPSLFGKSMPATGFAFHLNRIESLLGYEESEMSKTHLDIQFVGTDKSIKDKLIDCAAKLREKGYPSSFRFDENPPESEKVLSPTLYWNGKDFSLSFPDGKTTRFSEPDWNRILSILQEH
- the dnaB gene encoding replicative DNA helicase, whose protein sequence is MSPGGKTRAQILKNLPQSLEAEKSFLGSILLNNEVLTEIGDALKEDDFSLDAHRKIYMTMREMSEKRVPVDSVTLADALNKKGWSGLTGGPTYIEELSLIVPTAANAKHYANLLKEKGIYRKLILSAEEIARKGYEESEDIEVLLDLAERKILEIGSNRTTRGFVKVGDVQYIEAQYKRLEELRARNTNDPVIGLPSGFIDLDRMTTGLYPSDLIIVAGRPAMGKTAFALGIAQYVSFELRKPVGIFSLEMSKEQLFMRLISSQSRVDSWSLRTGQLNGDSWRAVMDAFGEASDVPLFIDDSGDLTVFELRARARRLKNQVKDLSLLVVDYLQLVKGSQRTDNREQEISEISRSLKALAKELGIPVIALAQLSRAVENRPKDKKPILADLRESGAIEQDADVVLFIYRDEVYHPENKESHGKAEIIIGKQRNGSIGTVALAYLGHCTRFDNLATGYEMMGPED
- a CDS encoding prepilin-type N-terminal cleavage/methylation domain-containing protein; the encoded protein is MRRTIRFSSELRARDKGFTLLEVLVAFFIFTILLGLLYESVKSTASLARRTRDKNRTNINIELAFMKIRQEMISVYINTNDPLTYFIGSPQYSAEDEHDTLLFTSLAQTRLMQNAPVSHLEGVQYIVLPEKKGNGYLLAHEQDTNLLSFGSQAVVADPLLHHIKSFRILYFDGHEWTNQWNSLQSHLVPLLVKMEISIKRKNESVKTFTDVFPIPSSTLNQNQNGSGGASSSGLP
- the gspI gene encoding type II secretion system minor pseudopilin GspI — translated: MTGRSTMKKDQGFTLLEVMVALFIFSIAVLALLATRNQAIRLNEVARDQVILTLLADRKMAEAIGAGFVPAGEASGFFGTHYKGYRWKEVISPSPFPVIRQIKVTVTKGRGKNKISLSLVSFVSSIP
- a CDS encoding prepilin-type N-terminal cleavage/methylation domain-containing protein; this translates as MRLIPLQRITLFFNRLKYSVQDGGFTLLEILVVLFLIVLIASLIGPKLVLKKNPGLKDIARKIVTESRLLYWEAVSSQKMIRLYYNLEKGTVTAVQIEPNGQKKTLEITGVRPWKMPPRCHFDRIITLHQGKVDSGKTFTQFFPTGAVEPTTIHLSSLHDRSMTLVFSPLNGKVHVYKGDVHKQHIPPLVPGIPGGGASPFIGGG
- a CDS encoding cold-shock protein — protein: MARGHVKWFNANKGYGFISQENGEDIFVHYSAIGGSGFKTLEEGQLVEFEIQSGAKGPQAANVQKVNA